GCGCTGCAGCTCAGTCACCTCCTCGGATTTGGCGCCTCGCTCCACCCACGCCACGCGAATGGCGCTGGTCGCGGTCACAGTTACAGGTTCGCTCGCCCAACCCGGGGTGCAGGTGACGAGCACGAGAAGCAGGAGTTTTGCAGTGAATCTCATGATTATCAGGGGGTTGCTTTCAACAACGTCCCCGCCGCGGCTTAACTTTAGCTCCGGCGGGTCGATTCCCTCCTTCCGACGCGGCCCACCCGGCTTCGCGACGGATCTTTCCTGCCGCTTGCCAAATCCGCCCTCTCTTCCCACCGTTTGTCTTCCATGCACTTTTCGAATCTTCAGCCCGGCCTCAAAGAACCCACTCCCCGCCTCGACGACGACGATGATGAGGACGAGGACCAAGAGGTGCCCTCCAAGGGTCCGGCTCCCGTCACCGCCCTCATCCAAAAGAAGTTCCTCGATCAGCGGAAAATCTTTCTCTGGGGCCCCGTCACTGACGCCTCCGCCAAGGATCTCACCGAGAAGCTCCTGTATCTCGAGGCCATGAAACCCGGCAAAGAGATCATCTTCTATCTCAACAGCCCGGGTGGTTCCGTGACCGCCGGCATGGCTGTCTACGACACCATGAAGCTCATCACCTCGCCCATCACCGTCGTGGTGACCGGCATGGCCGCTTCCATGGGCTCCATCCTGCTCTCCGGCGCCCCCAAGGGTCGTCGCCTCCTCTACCCGCACAGCCGCGTGCTCATTCACCAGCCGCTCATTTCTGGTCGTTTCACCGGCCCCGCCACCGATATTCATATCCAGGCTCAGGAAATGGAAAAGCTGCGCGAAGAACTGAACCAGATCCTCGCCGAAGCGTCCGGTCAGCCCATCGAGCGCATCAATCAGGACACCGATCGCGACTTCTACCTCAACGCCAAGGAAGCGATCGAATACGGTCTCGCCGACGAGATCGTGGAAAAGGTCTGAGGTCGCCGCGCCGACACCGACTCCCTTTCAGCCCCGCGCCACTCAAGGTGCGGGGCTTTTTTGTGGCCGCGGGCCGTGATCAGCCGCCCACGCCTTTCCTAATTCTTCACGTCCGTCGTGAGCAGCGTGATCTCCTGCTCCCAATCGGCCGCTTGGCTGAACTCGCCCGCCGCCCGCGCCACCGTCACCGCTTCCCGCAGCCACGCCACGCGCTGCTCCTTGGGGAGCTCCTGATTCAAAAGATTGCCCCACGCCTTCAAGGCAGTCGCCGGGTCCTCCCATTCCACCAGTTGCCGGCTGATGGTGATCACCAAGCCCCGTTCATCCGCCCGCACCCGCCGCATGTAGGCCACGAGCCCCAGCGCCCGCAACGCCCCGGCCCGGTCGCCCGCCGCTTCTTTCAATTGCGCCTGCGCGAGCGCCATCGCCAGCGAGGGGTGTTTCGCCATTACGCCATTGGCCAACGCCAGGCGTTCCTCCATCGGAGCCTCGGACATCGCCATCATGCCGAGTTGCCGCAAACCGAGGTAGGAGGCGAACCGCCCGGGAAGTTCGTCGCGCGCCGCCCATTGCGCCTCGAAACTCACCGCGGATGGTCGATACAACGGGTCGCCGATCACCACACTCTGCCACGACAAAACCGGGATGGAAAAATACGCCGCCTCCCCCAAGGTCGCCCCCGCCAGCAACGCCCGCACGATGTGCTGCGGCCGATGCGTGAACTCCAGATACGGTTCATACACATTGCCAAAGGTCGCCGCCACGCCCCGCCCGACCAGTGGCCCGACCCAGCCGCCATTGTTGAGCGACCGCAGTGACGACGCCGAAAAACTGTGCAGGTGCAACGCGATCGCCCCCGGCGCAAACTCGTAGTCCGGCGGCAAAAATGGTCCGTTCACCCGACTCGTATACCACCCCATATACCACGCCACGCCATCCGCTCGCGCCTCCGCCGGAAAGGTGCTCTTCTCCCGGTCCACCTGCGGCGCCCAGCCCGCCGCCGTAAGCGCCTTTTCCGTATCGCCAAACCACGTATCGCCCAGTTTGTGCGGGCCGCCGATATCCACTATCGCGCGCCCGATCAGGCCCCGTCGCTCAGCGATCAAGGCCGACTCCACCAGGTTGCGCGCGGCCGGATAGGACGGTCCGTCGAGTCGTGCCACCCGCACCACGCTCCCGCGTTCCCACAGATCCGGCCGGTTCTTCTGAAAAAGCCGATTCGGCAAATAACCGTGCCGCCGCGATTCGTTGACCGCCAGGACCGCCAACTCGGAATCCACCGCCGCCCGATTGGTGCGCACCGCCTGCCGATCCGACTCCGGGCCATCAGAGGGAATTTCATCCGACTGGCGGATCTTCAGCGGCACTCCCCGCACCGTCACCAAATAACTGATACGGTGGCTCGATATCGACATACGCGTGCGTCCGGCGTCATCCACCAGATTCATCGGCACGGCCTGCAGCCAATCGTGCTCGATCAACCAACTCCGCAGCGGCTCCAGAAGCTGCGTCACGTAAATCGGCCAACTGATCTCCTCCCCGGCCGGCAAATCCAACGCCACGATGTTGGCCCGCGGGATGGCCCGCTCGTCGGCGTAAAACCGCGCCAACTGCACCGAGTCGGGATCGTTGGCGTTGGCCACGATCACGACCCGCTCCGCCTCGTCGGGCACAGGGGCAAAGGTCAACGGCGTCGCCGCGATCAGGCCCGCGGTCCCTCCGAGCCCGAGCACCCACCCAACCAGCCTCAGCCAACCTCTCATGCGGCGCCCGTCCACAAACGGCCGAGTCGCCAGCCCAACCACGTCATGACCACGCAGACCAAGACCGACACCGCCACATGCAGCAGCGCTGTCCCGATCTGCCCTTGCCGCACCTGCTCCAGCGTCTGCCAGCTGAAACTCGAGAAGGTGGTGAACCCACCGCAAAAACCGATCGCGGCAAAGGCGTGCCAATGCGGCTGATCCGTCGCTCCGGTCTCCCCCAACCGACCGAGCACAAACCCGATCACGAGCGAGCCCAGCAGATTGGCCAGCATGGTGCCCCAGGGCAACTTGCCCGCCGGCACCCACCAGGCCACCCCCATCCGCAGCATCGATCCCAGGGCGCCTCCGAGGCCGGCAATGAGGAGGTGGGAAATCGACATGGTCAGGAGGATTGGGTGGACAGCACGAGGTTCGCATAAGCGACCACCCCGTTGGCGATCGCGCGGGCAATCTCGGCGCGAAACTCCGGTGAGGCAATCCTCCGGGCTTCGGCGTCATTGGTCAGGTAGGCCGATTCCACCAGCACCGCCGGACACTTCGCCAGCCGCAGCACGGCAAACCGCGCCCGCTTGAGACCGCGGTCCACCGATCCGATCTGGCCCTGCAGGCTACGATGCATCTGGTAACCCAACACTGCATTCCACGGGTCGCTGCCATTGCCGAGCTCATGGGTATGGTCGCTCGGATCGTCCTTGTCGCTCGACGTCGAACGCTGGTGCTGCGGCGTGCAGATGTAGGTCTCGGTGCCGCGCACACTCTCCCGTCCCGCCGCATTGAAATGCACGCTCACAAACAGATCGGCCTTCGCCTGCTGGCCGATGAGGGCCCGCTCCGCCAAACCGATGTAGGTGTCGTCCTCCCGCGTCATCACCACCTCAAACCCCTGCGCGGTGAGCAGCGCTTTGAGCCGTTTGGCCACATCGAGGGCGAAGGTCTTCTCCTGCAGTTTAAACGTTTTGTGCGCCGTCCCGCCGTCCTTACCGCCGTGCCCCGCATCGATCACGATGCGCTTCACCGGCCGCAGGCTATCGGCGTAGGTCGCCGGCCGCAGCAAGGGTGCCAGCAGCTTCTCGGCATCGATGCGATCGATCCAGATCCGCCCCTCGCGCACCACCGTGCCCAGTCCCATGAAGAGGCGCAGGCCGTTGAACTCGATCTCGCGCGAATCGACCTCCAACACGATCGTCGTCCACGCGCTGGCGAAGCGTTGCCGTTTGCCCGGCTCGATCCACTCCCCGCTTAAATTGTAGCGGGCCAGGAACGCGGCGACGTCGAGGTAGTGCGACTCGCCCACCGGCACCGTCGGCAGGTGGTCGGTGGCCCGAAACGTCTCCGCGGGCGTCGCCGCCGATGCTGCGTTTGTCGCCCCCACCGATCCCAGCAGAATGCAAAGCGCCACGAGCAGACCGTGAGCAGAAAACAGCACATCCCGCCGGGGGAGACCGGCGGGATGTTTGCAGAACAGCCATGGACGTCGCATGGCCGGGAAAACTCAGGACTCGTCGGACGCTTCGTCGTCAGCCGGAGCGTCACCGCTCGACTTATGCTCGTCGGGCGCGGGCCCCTTGGCCTTCGGCGTGTAATATTTCAGCTTCCGCTTGTTGGCCGGATGCGGCGTCATCATGACGTTGATCTGGCGGCCGTTGAGCTTCGGCTCGCTGTCGGCATGACCCATGCCCACGAGTTCCTCGATGGCGCGCGTCATGACCTGGAAACCGATCTCGGTGTGGGCCATTTCACGGCCGCGGAACTTAAGCCGCAGCTTCACCTTGGCGCCCTCATTAAGGAACTCCTCGGCGTGACGCAGCTTGGTCACGAGGTCGTGATCGTCGATGCGCGGGGACAGCTCCACCTCCTTGATTTTCGAAGCGGTCGACTTGGAGTGCGAAGACTTCTTCGACTCCTCGTAGACATACTTGCCGAAATCCATGATGCGGCACACCGGCGGGCGGGCCTGCGGGGCGACCTCGACCAGGTCCAGATTGAACTGCTGCGCGAGGGTCAACGCCTTCTCGGTCGGCAGCACTCCGAGCTGCTTGCCCTCAGGCGAGATTACCCGGATTTCGGGGACCCGAATCCGCTGGTTACGGCGGATATGGGCGTAGGGGTCATTGTTTCGGCGGAAGTTTCGACCGCCGCGACGTTTACCGCCGCCAAATGAAAAGGATGTAGCCATCAAATAAGGTTCAACTCGAGTAGATCGGGACGCTTTTCTCCCGCTCCCAGCGCGATTTCAACAACGAAGTCGCGGGGAAAGTGCGTCCCGGAGAGGAAGTAACGACAGGACGTCGTCATACACTGAAGCTTTCGCCACAGGAGCAACTGGCCTTGGCATTGGGGTTGGAGAACTTGAAACCGCCGGCGATGAGTTTCGCCGAATAGTCCAGTTCCGTGCCCTTCAGGTAGAGGGCGGTCTTGGGGTCGACCAGCACCTGCGCCCCGGCGGAGCGCACCAGAATGTCGCCTCGCCGCGGCTCGCGCACGAAGCGCAGCTTGTAGCTGAGGCCATTGCAACCGCCGCCCGTGATCGCCACCCGCAGGTAGTTGCCCTGCTGCTCGCGCTCGATGAGCGCAGCCACCTTGAGCCCGGCGGCCTCGGTGAGGCGCACCAGATTCTCATTGCCCTCGCGCACCCCTTCGGGAGTCGCGGTGGCCGGTGGCGGTGTGACGGTTTCGGACGACATAGTCACTCGGAGACTATCGGTGTGCCGCCGCACAAATCAAGCGGCCTTCCGAGTCTGCCCCACTGGATACTCACCATTTTCTCCGAAAACGTGTAAGGAAACCCCGGCGACTTGCGCCTGATAGAGCAAACCCATGAGTCCGCCGGATCAACACGACACCTTCCAGGACTGGATCACCGCTCACGCGGGTATCCTGCACAAGGTCGCCCGATCCTACTGCGAGCGGCCGGCCGACCGGGAAGATCTGTTGCAGGAAATCCAGCTCGCTATCTGGCACGCCATTCCGGCCTTTCAAGGCGGCAGCCGGGTATCGTCCTACCTCTACCGCATCGCCCTGAACCGCGCCATTTCTTGGGTGCGTCGTGAAAGCAGTCAGCGCCGGCGCCACGAAAAACTCGCGGCGGAACCCGTCCACGTCGCGCCTGAGCCGGAAGACCCGCGCCTCGCCCTGATTTATGCCGAGATCCGCCGCCTCAACAAGATCGAGCGCGCGCTCATCCTCCTGCAGCTCGACGGTTTCAGCTACGACGAGATCGCCACCGCCCTCGGCCTCACCGCCACCAACGTCGGCGCCCGCCTCACCCGCATTCGCCAAAAATTAGCCACCAACCTGAAGGACCAATAAGCCATGAGCCTCGACGAAATGGAATCCACCTGGCACCAGCAGCCCCCCCCGCCCCCCTCATCCGCCCCGCACGACTGGATCGAGCAGACGCGCCGTTCGTTCCGTTGGCACGCCTTGCTCGTGCTGTTTGGTGCGCTCGCCAATGGCATCGGGCTCATCCTGCAGCTTCACCGGCTTCTCACCGACCCGGGCCGCACCTTCAGCAACAGTTTCTGGGAACTCCTGATCCCCGGACTCACTTTTCTGATCTGTCTCGTCGGCGCTGTGCTGCTGCGTCGCGCGCTGCAACGCTACCACTCGCTCCAACACGATACCCGCCGCTGTCTCGAACACATCCTCCACGAAAAACGCCAGGAGATCACTGCGCTCACCGTTTGGCTACCGCTCACTTATCTGGGCTTCATGGGACTCGTCATCCTGGGCAAATTTCAGTCCATCGCCGCCGAGTTCGAATCCCCGGCCAATGCGTGGTCGGGCGCGTGGATGGCCGCCGTGCTTTTCATCGTCGCCGGAGCCTTCCTCTTCCATCGCGCCAACGCCTTTCTCAAGCCCGAGGTGCGTGAGCTCGAAGCCACCCTCCACGCCTTGGATGTCGACTTGGCGCCGCGTCAGTAACGCAGCCGCCGCACCTGATACTCCCCGCCGAGCACCAGAAACTCCGCCTCGCCCGCCAACAGCTGCGGCGGCAACAGGCCGCTGAAACACACGATCTTGCTCAGCGGCACCCGCGCCTCCCAGACCGACGAGCCAAACTCCCACGCCACTTCACGATCCGCCGTGAAGGAGCTCAGGTTGTTCAGCCGCACCAGCGTGCCGTCCGCATCGCCACCATCCTGCACCGCATATTCCTCCGGATCGTGGGTGCCGCGATAAAGCGTCAGCCAACGTTCGCCCGGATACCGCCGCGCCAGCTCGTCCTGGCAAAAGGTATAAAGCAGATCCAATTGCATCGCGACGCCTATGGTGCGCGCCGCCCCGCGCATGCGGTCGTTCCAATAATGCTCCCGCGCCGCCGCATCCTCGACCAGCCGTCCGCGATGGTAGGTCGCCGGCAACCCGAACCGACTTTCGATCCAGGCTTTTAGCACCGCGCCGGAGTGCCCGTTGCTATCGGCTCCCCAACCGTGGAGCAGTTGCACGTAACTGTGCCGCAGACTCGACCGCGCCGCATTCGCGTGCTCCTGCCACTCGTGCAGGCGAAACTTCACCGACACGTAATCATGGAACACCCGCCCGCGCTCCATCGGATCATCGATCGTCGCCAGTCGCTCGAACAAACGTCGGTCCGTCGCCCGCACACCCTCCAGCTCCAGCGGCTGCGGATCCGCCTGAAACTCCACCGCCCCGATCGTCCAGGGCGATAGGTTACAACGGTTGAAAGTGACGCGTTCGTCAGAAGCGGGAGCCGGCATGGCGGAAGGAGCCACGAGGATGCGCGCGTGCCCGCTCAAGTCGAGCGCGCAGCCGTGACCTGCGGGGCCAATTCCAACAACGCGATCGCCTGCGCGCGAATCTCGCGCTGCACCTCGCGATCGAGTTTGCGCAACCAGCGCGCCGGAATCGCCTCCACGCCGTGATGCGCCCCGGCGAGTTGTCCGGCGAGCGCCCCCGCTGTATCCGCGTCACCACCACGGTTCACCGCCCGCACCACACAACTCTCGAAGTCGCTCGTGTGGAAAAACGCGTCACACACCGTCTGCATCGTATCGACCACATACCCGCTCGTATTGCCCGGCCACGGCTCAAACCGAAACACGCGATGCGCCGCGACCAACGCATCCGCAATCCGCCGCGCCCCGGCCATCCCCTCGCCGCGCAACAAGGCCTGCGTCATCCGCCCCAACGCCACCGTCGCGGCATCGGAATAACGATGGTTGTGCGTCACGTGAGCCTGTGCCACCGCCCGCTCGCACCACAGGTCATCGTCGCCCAGCGTGGCGATCGCCAGCGGCAGATGCCGCATCGCTGCGCCGTTGCCGCCATCCTCCTCCGCCGGCGGCGACATCAGGGTGCCGTCCATCGTGTAACGACGCAGGCCGCGCCGACAGGTGTTGCCGATATCGATCGGCTTCGACCGCATCCAGTCCACCCACGCCTCGGCCACGTGATGCAGGTCCCACGGTCCTTTCAACAAGGCCCGCCCCAGCGCGATCGCCATCTCCGTGTCATCGGTCACCCGCCCCGGCCGCAGCCGCAGCCAACCGCCCCCTACCATCTGCCGATGCACCCCATAGGTCCCGGCGATCTCATGCGCCGTCATAAACTCCACCGTCGCCCCCAGCGCGTCACCTACCGCCAGTCCAAGGTAGGCGCCCAGTGACCGACTCGAAAGCGGGGTATCCGGCGACGTCATGCGCGTCGCCGTGGAGCATGCCGCATTCCAATCACCGCGCGTCACCGCGCCAGCCGATCACGCACTCAAACGCCGCGCCAACTCCACCGCCCGCGTAAAACTCGTCGCGCTCGCCACGCCCCGCCCGGCGATGCCAAACGCCGTGCCGTGGTCCGGACTCGTGCGCACAAACGGCAGCCCCAACGTCACATTCACCGCGTTGTCGAAATCGATCGTTTTGAGCGGCGCCAACCCTTGGTCGTGATACATCGCCACCACCGCATCAAACTCCCCGCGTAGTGCGCGCCCGAATACAGTATCCCCCGGCAACGCCCGCGACAGGCCGGGCAACTCCGCCCGCAGTCCGTCCAAGGTCGGATCGATCACCGCCTGCTCCTCTCCGCCCAACAAACCGTCCTCGCCCGCGTGGGGATTGAGGCCGCACACCGCCACCCGCGGCGTCGCGATGCCATCGGCCGCGCACAAGTGCACCGCCGCGCGCACCGCGCGTTCGATCGCCGCCGGCGTCAGCGCTGCACTCACCGCCGTGAGCGGCACATGCCACGTGGCCAGCACCACCCGCAGTTGATCACTGCGAAACCCCATCACCGGCTCCCCGCCCCACGACTCTGCAAAAAACTCCGTCTGGCCCGGATGCTGATAACCGACCGCCGCCAGTTGCGCTTTGCTCACCGGTCCGGTCACCACCCCCGCAAAACGTCCACTCACACATCCCTCCGCCGCCACGCGCATCGCCTCCCAAGCCGCCCGTGCGCCCGCCGCCTCCGGTTGTCCCGGCACCGCGACATGATCGTCCGCCCCCACCGCGATACGCCCGACTCCCGCCGGCAGACTCTCCAACCACCGCGCCGGCCCCAGCACCGTCACTGCGCCGGTGGCCACGTCATCCGGATGCTCCGCCAGCCAACGCGCAATGATTTCCGGGCCCACGCCCGCCGGGTCTCCGCAAGTGAACGCCAGCGGCTTCAAGCGTCGTCCCCTCCGTCATCCCGCCCGCGCCGCGGCCGCGCGATGGGCCGTTTCCCGCCCGTGGTAAAGAACTCCAAAAACGTGCGGGCCTGTTCCGACGACACATCCGGCAACAACTCCGCCGCGACCGTGCGCATGTTGCCGGTCGGCCGCATCACCGCCCGATAGGCGTCCTTCAGTTCGCGGATCACCTCCCGCGGCCAACCGCGTCGCTTCAACCCCACCACATTTAGCCCCGCCACCACGCTGCGATCGGCCACCATGCAATACGGCGGCACGTCACCCGTGATCGGCGACACGCCGCCGATCATCGCCACCGGGCCGATCCGGCAGAATTGATGCACCGCCGCATTCCCGCCGATGAAACTGAACGCGCCCACCTCCACGTGCCCGGCCAACAACGCGCCGTTCGCCAGGATGACATCATCGGCCACCTGCGCGTCGTGACCCGCATGAGAATTGGCCATAAAAAAACACCGCGCCCCGATCGACGTGACTGCGTCTTCGTGGATCGCCCGATTGAGCGTCACGCCTTCGCGCAACACCGTATCGGCGCCCACCTCCACCCAGGTCGGCGTCTCGCGCTTGAAGCCCAGATACTGCGGATCTCCCCCAATCACCGCCGTAGGATGCACCACCACCCGATCGCCCAGTCGCGCCCAGCGCGTGACCACCGCGCCCGGCATGACTTCAACGTCGACGCCCAACTGCGCCGCCGGATCCACGTGCGCGCCCGGATGTATCAATGTGCCCATGACAACGAGGGTGTGATTCGAAAATCCGCAGTGTCAACGTGGGCGGAAAGGAGGGTTCGCGCAAGGCGACGGCGACGGAGGTGGCCGTTGGAGGCCATGCCGTTGCCGGCAACACAGCGCCAACGCTTCTTGCCGCCCACCATCAGGCCAACAGCGGTGGCACTGCGTGTTTTGGAATTACGCCCTCAATGCTTGGCCCGCCGGTCGCCCGTCAAGAGATCCAGTTGGCCGTCGCGCAACAGGTCGTAGTTTTTCAGGATGCGCAGCACCTGCAGCGTATCGCTTTTGCGGTAGTTGCGGTTCACCTCAACCTTGTCGATCAGGTCGAGCAACATGGCCCGAAAGGAGATGATGCCGTCCACCCCACGCTCCTGCAGTAAGGCCACACTCTGCGAGCGATACGGCTCCTGCGTCGGCAGCCCGGGCAGCACCAAAATCTTCGCAGGCTCATCTTCGCTCTCCTCGGTTTCCTCCGCCGGAAACAACCGGTGCACCTCCTTCACCACCTCCTCCTCGAGGAAACGCAAAATCTCCGGCGACCCACGCAGCGTGCCCGCCGAGAACACACCCGTGTGCCACGGTTTCACCGCCACCACCGCGCGGTGCACGTAGGGCAACTCCGACGAAAACAAAAAGAAGTCCGCCTTCCGCCGACTGCGTCGCCACGCCGGATTGTAGACCAGCAAATCGATCTCCTCCTCCGAATGCTTCTTGCGCGACTGCACCTGGTATTTGCGCACCTGCCGCACGAGGAAGCCGTTCTGCTCAAAATACTCGCGCACAATGCCTTCGTCGATCGCCGACATGCCTGCACTTTAAAAGCACCTGTTCGGCAAACACACGCTCGAAACGTGGCCGAGGCCCCCTGCCCACCAATCCAAAATCGAGAATCAAAAATCGAAAATCTAACCTCACTCGGCGCCCACTTCACGCCAAACCGATCGCACCAGCTCCGTGTCCACGTCATCGCGCGTCACCGCCGTGCCGATCGCTTCCAGCACCACAAAACGCAACCGGCCCGCTCGCACCTTCTTGTCCTGCGCCATCGCTGCCAAGAGCGCGTCGAGCGCGATCGGTTCTCGCAACCGCACCGGCAGCGCATGCGCCGCCACCGTCGCCTCCACACTCGCCACCACCTCGTCGCCCACCAGACCCAGCGCCCGCGACAAGCGCGCCGCCGCCACCAGACCGACCGCGACCGCCTCGCCATGCAGGTAGGCTCCGTAACCCGCGACCTTCTCGATCGCATGGCCAAAGGTGTGGCCGAGGTTCAGCAGCGCCCGCCCGCCCGACTTGGCCGTTTCAAATTCGTCCGCTTCCACCACCCGCGCTTTCGCCGCGCAACAGCGCCGCACCACCGCGGCCAGCGTCTCACTCTCCACCGTCAAAGGCGTCGCCGCCAGATCCGCATACAGCTCCGCGTCGCCCAACAGGCCATACTTGATGACCTCCGCCATGCCCGCCGCAAACTCGCGCGGCGGCAGCGTGCTCAACACGCCCGTCGCCACATACACCGCTTGAGGCTGATGAAACGCACCAACCAGGTTTTTGCCCGCCGCCAGATTGATGCCGGTCTTGCCGCCCACCGAGCTGTCGACCATCGCCAGCAGCGTCGTCGGCACCTGATAAAACGCCACACCGCGCAAATAACTCGCCGCCGCAAAGCCTGCCAGATCGCCCACCACCCCGCCGCCAAACGCGACCACCACGCCGCCGCGATCCAGCCGCTGCGCCGCCAAAAACTCCCACACTTCGGCGATCACTCGGGCCGACTTCGCGCCCTCGCCCGCCTCCACCACAAACTGCGGCGCATCGCCCAACATCGCCGCCAAGACCGCGCTCTGCGCCTGCGCCACGCGCCGATCGGTGATCACCGCCACCTTACGCCCAGCCGCGTGCAAACGCTTCACCTCGGCCGCCACCTCACGCGCCAATTCGGCCCCAAACACGATGGGGTAGCTGCGGTCGCCCAGATTGACGGTGAGTTGTTCAACCATAAGAGCGCGGTTAAAGCCCGCCGCCGCCGCGCGGTCAACCCACGCGTCACCCGCCTCCCCCTACGCCAAACGGACCCGCCGCTTACGTAAGCTCGCACCCGTTTTCGCATTTTTTTGACAGGAATCTGCCAGCAACTGGCAGATCCACTCGCCATGGGGATTTCTACGCATCACGTTCCGGGCTTCCTCCCTAATCATCAGTTCCTGAAATGATCGCGCCAACTTTCTCTACTGCTCATCCGCGTCGCATTGGCGTGACAGCGATTTGGGCCTGCGCGGTAACTGCTCTCTCCGCTCAAACCGACGTCGAACATCTCGGCGACGCGTCCTGGACCAATCCCGCCGGTTGGAGCACGGGCCAACTCCCCGGCAGTAGCGACACCGCCGTGCTCAACGCCGGCACCCTCACCGTCGACGGCGACTTCGCCATCGATGCCCTCAAGATGAACGGCGGCACGCTGGCCGGAGAGTTCGACGCCGCCACCGACTCCATTACCCTGCTAGGCGGTCGCCAAGCCGCTTACTGGCGCAACGGCACCATTTCGAACATCACCCTCAACGTGGGCTCCGGGAGCCTGTTCGAGATCGATCACTCCAGCACCGCCACCAGCAGCGGCAGCATCTTCGTTTTCGATACCGAATCCATCATCGACTGGCTCGACGGT
This portion of the Actomonas aquatica genome encodes:
- the draG gene encoding ADP-ribosyl-[dinitrogen reductase] hydrolase, translating into MTSPDTPLSSRSLGAYLGLAVGDALGATVEFMTAHEIAGTYGVHRQMVGGGWLRLRPGRVTDDTEMAIALGRALLKGPWDLHHVAEAWVDWMRSKPIDIGNTCRRGLRRYTMDGTLMSPPAEEDGGNGAAMRHLPLAIATLGDDDLWCERAVAQAHVTHNHRYSDAATVALGRMTQALLRGEGMAGARRIADALVAAHRVFRFEPWPGNTSGYVVDTMQTVCDAFFHTSDFESCVVRAVNRGGDADTAGALAGQLAGAHHGVEAIPARWLRKLDREVQREIRAQAIALLELAPQVTAARST
- a CDS encoding NAD(+)--dinitrogen-reductase ADP-D-ribosyltransferase produces the protein MPAPASDERVTFNRCNLSPWTIGAVEFQADPQPLELEGVRATDRRLFERLATIDDPMERGRVFHDYVSVKFRLHEWQEHANAARSSLRHSYVQLLHGWGADSNGHSGAVLKAWIESRFGLPATYHRGRLVEDAAAREHYWNDRMRGAARTIGVAMQLDLLYTFCQDELARRYPGERWLTLYRGTHDPEEYAVQDGGDADGTLVRLNNLSSFTADREVAWEFGSSVWEARVPLSKIVCFSGLLPPQLLAGEAEFLVLGGEYQVRRLRY
- the crcB gene encoding fluoride efflux transporter CrcB, whose protein sequence is MSISHLLIAGLGGALGSMLRMGVAWWVPAGKLPWGTMLANLLGSLVIGFVLGRLGETGATDQPHWHAFAAIGFCGGFTTFSSFSWQTLEQVRQGQIGTALLHVAVSVLVCVVMTWLGWRLGRLWTGAA
- a CDS encoding HesB/IscA family protein, with the translated sequence MSSETVTPPPATATPEGVREGNENLVRLTEAAGLKVAALIEREQQGNYLRVAITGGGCNGLSYKLRFVREPRRGDILVRSAGAQVLVDPKTALYLKGTELDYSAKLIAGGFKFSNPNAKASCSCGESFSV
- a CDS encoding ClpP family protease, which produces MHFSNLQPGLKEPTPRLDDDDDEDEDQEVPSKGPAPVTALIQKKFLDQRKIFLWGPVTDASAKDLTEKLLYLEAMKPGKEIIFYLNSPGGSVTAGMAVYDTMKLITSPITVVVTGMAASMGSILLSGAPKGRRLLYPHSRVLIHQPLISGRFTGPATDIHIQAQEMEKLREELNQILAEASGQPIERINQDTDRDFYLNAKEAIEYGLADEIVEKV
- a CDS encoding N-acetylmuramoyl-L-alanine amidase family protein, translating into MRRPWLFCKHPAGLPRRDVLFSAHGLLVALCILLGSVGATNAASAATPAETFRATDHLPTVPVGESHYLDVAAFLARYNLSGEWIEPGKRQRFASAWTTIVLEVDSREIEFNGLRLFMGLGTVVREGRIWIDRIDAEKLLAPLLRPATYADSLRPVKRIVIDAGHGGKDGGTAHKTFKLQEKTFALDVAKRLKALLTAQGFEVVMTREDDTYIGLAERALIGQQAKADLFVSVHFNAAGRESVRGTETYICTPQHQRSTSSDKDDPSDHTHELGNGSDPWNAVLGYQMHRSLQGQIGSVDRGLKRARFAVLRLAKCPAVLVESAYLTNDAEARRIASPEFRAEIARAIANGVVAYANLVLSTQSS
- the infC gene encoding translation initiation factor IF-3, with the protein product MATSFSFGGGKRRGGRNFRRNNDPYAHIRRNQRIRVPEIRVISPEGKQLGVLPTEKALTLAQQFNLDLVEVAPQARPPVCRIMDFGKYVYEESKKSSHSKSTASKIKEVELSPRIDDHDLVTKLRHAEEFLNEGAKVKLRLKFRGREMAHTEIGFQVMTRAIEELVGMGHADSEPKLNGRQINVMMTPHPANKRKLKYYTPKAKGPAPDEHKSSGDAPADDEASDES
- the pdxA gene encoding 4-hydroxythreonine-4-phosphate dehydrogenase PdxA, giving the protein MKPLAFTCGDPAGVGPEIIARWLAEHPDDVATGAVTVLGPARWLESLPAGVGRIAVGADDHVAVPGQPEAAGARAAWEAMRVAAEGCVSGRFAGVVTGPVSKAQLAAVGYQHPGQTEFFAESWGGEPVMGFRSDQLRVVLATWHVPLTAVSAALTPAAIERAVRAAVHLCAADGIATPRVAVCGLNPHAGEDGLLGGEEQAVIDPTLDGLRAELPGLSRALPGDTVFGRALRGEFDAVVAMYHDQGLAPLKTIDFDNAVNVTLGLPFVRTSPDHGTAFGIAGRGVASATSFTRAVELARRLSA
- a CDS encoding RNA polymerase sigma factor, with the protein product MSPPDQHDTFQDWITAHAGILHKVARSYCERPADREDLLQEIQLAIWHAIPAFQGGSRVSSYLYRIALNRAISWVRRESSQRRRHEKLAAEPVHVAPEPEDPRLALIYAEIRRLNKIERALILLQLDGFSYDEIATALGLTATNVGARLTRIRQKLATNLKDQ
- a CDS encoding TIGR03790 family protein, whose product is MPDEAERVVIVANANDPDSVQLARFYADERAIPRANIVALDLPAGEEISWPIYVTQLLEPLRSWLIEHDWLQAVPMNLVDDAGRTRMSISSHRISYLVTVRGVPLKIRQSDEIPSDGPESDRQAVRTNRAAVDSELAVLAVNESRRHGYLPNRLFQKNRPDLWERGSVVRVARLDGPSYPAARNLVESALIAERRGLIGRAIVDIGGPHKLGDTWFGDTEKALTAAGWAPQVDREKSTFPAEARADGVAWYMGWYTSRVNGPFLPPDYEFAPGAIALHLHSFSASSLRSLNNGGWVGPLVGRGVAATFGNVYEPYLEFTHRPQHIVRALLAGATLGEAAYFSIPVLSWQSVVIGDPLYRPSAVSFEAQWAARDELPGRFASYLGLRQLGMMAMSEAPMEERLALANGVMAKHPSLAMALAQAQLKEAAGDRAGALRALGLVAYMRRVRADERGLVITISRQLVEWEDPATALKAWGNLLNQELPKEQRVAWLREAVTVARAAGEFSQAADWEQEITLLTTDVKN